The Fimbriimonas ginsengisoli Gsoil 348 genome window below encodes:
- a CDS encoding TlpA family protein disulfide reductase, translating to MNRIHSLLLASLALSSFALTQTARVDPKVVLSHIRAIQQEAQEKQKRGEAVSEPKTQAQIDKVVADAISGVDPKKVPVEECRDWMTLYQYAKRDADVATVAERGYAQRAFDLMEMDSYIVRRMIDEGKLTEALGRVRNTGFSAGPAMVGQFQLGIARSLAAQAPKHLNEVLAIYDALIDRIHFGAPLSDADHSWGAVAYAAISSEKYALLYDSGKKEQALKALNLLAKEMAKHPESKDAYSQSAASYVAKTIARLTSPDGQSSLLGRPAPALVSDRSLGGPASLGSLKGKVVVLDFMAHWCGPCKRALPELAKLQDRLGPKGLQIVSLTGYYGYFGARTGLKPDAEFAEMGRFVKDFGMAWPVLFDATAKNNSNYAVSAIPQLVVIDRNGIVRKIEVGYEPTEFAKTVRLLEDLTGK from the coding sequence ATGAATAGAATCCACAGCCTCCTCCTCGCTTCGCTTGCCCTTTCGAGTTTTGCGCTCACGCAAACGGCGCGCGTCGATCCTAAGGTGGTGCTATCGCATATCCGGGCTATCCAGCAGGAGGCTCAGGAAAAGCAGAAGCGAGGCGAGGCGGTGAGCGAGCCGAAGACGCAGGCTCAGATCGATAAGGTCGTAGCCGATGCGATCTCTGGCGTGGACCCTAAAAAGGTGCCGGTGGAGGAATGCCGAGACTGGATGACCCTCTACCAATATGCCAAGCGCGACGCCGATGTCGCGACGGTAGCGGAGCGGGGGTACGCGCAACGCGCCTTCGACCTCATGGAGATGGATTCGTACATCGTGCGCCGGATGATCGACGAGGGGAAACTCACCGAAGCTTTGGGGCGGGTTCGAAATACCGGTTTCAGCGCCGGGCCGGCAATGGTGGGGCAATTCCAATTGGGCATCGCAAGGTCGCTTGCCGCTCAGGCTCCAAAGCATCTCAACGAAGTTCTGGCGATCTACGATGCCCTGATCGATCGGATCCACTTTGGCGCTCCGCTTTCCGATGCGGACCATTCCTGGGGCGCCGTCGCCTACGCGGCGATCTCCAGCGAGAAGTATGCCCTCCTCTACGACTCGGGCAAGAAGGAGCAGGCGCTGAAAGCCCTGAACCTTTTAGCCAAAGAGATGGCGAAGCATCCGGAGAGCAAAGACGCCTACTCGCAATCGGCCGCTTCTTACGTGGCCAAAACGATCGCCCGGCTCACCTCGCCGGACGGCCAAAGCTCCTTGCTCGGCCGCCCCGCTCCGGCGCTCGTAAGCGACCGATCGCTGGGCGGGCCGGCCTCCCTTGGCTCGCTAAAAGGAAAAGTCGTGGTGCTCGACTTCATGGCCCACTGGTGTGGGCCATGCAAACGTGCCCTCCCGGAACTCGCAAAACTGCAAGATAGGCTCGGCCCAAAGGGGCTGCAGATCGTGAGCCTCACCGGCTATTACGGCTACTTCGGAGCGCGCACGGGTCTCAAACCGGACGCCGAGTTCGCCGAGATGGGGCGCTTCGTTAAAGATTTCGGGATGGCTTGGCCGGTCTTATTCGACGCCACCGCCAAGAATAACTCGAACTATGCGGTCTCCGCGATCCCTCAGCTCGTCGTCATCGACCGAAACGGGATCGTTCGAAAAATAGAAGTGGGTTACGAACCCACGGAATTCGCGAAGACGGTCCGCCTTCTGGAAGATCTTACCGGCAAGTGA
- a CDS encoding prepilin-type N-terminal cleavage/methylation domain-containing protein, with protein MKKAFTLIELLVVIAIIAILAAILFPVFAQAKAAAKKTSCLSNIKQMGTAAQLYLGDNDDTYPVNSWSEPSGFTFSNTHYWYFGLVLKSGSAAVLDPSAGTLYPYQKNGAIVNCPDGTNLKPSSGGAPFTIDASNAPLGYDKNILIVYGQSTSGAAYGPFPGATQWDDVSNSILLADSGFADSNYSGTAYPAGSSFNGLNLPKSTFSGNARNCGSANIQGRHSTIANIAMQDTHAKGFKPFVPPNTTTTFCSHASTGYLIGPGTSITPGSPAPSGTNFYYVPDKTASNPYN; from the coding sequence ATGAAAAAGGCCTTCACTCTCATTGAACTTCTTGTCGTGATCGCCATTATCGCGATCCTTGCAGCAATCCTCTTTCCCGTCTTCGCCCAGGCCAAAGCCGCGGCCAAGAAGACCTCGTGCCTCAGCAACATCAAACAGATGGGCACCGCGGCCCAGCTTTACCTTGGAGATAACGACGACACCTATCCGGTGAACTCGTGGTCCGAGCCTTCCGGCTTCACCTTCTCCAACACCCACTACTGGTATTTCGGGCTCGTGCTCAAGAGCGGCTCGGCCGCCGTCCTCGATCCTTCCGCGGGCACGCTCTACCCCTACCAAAAGAACGGGGCCATCGTCAATTGCCCCGACGGAACAAACCTCAAGCCGAGCTCGGGCGGCGCGCCGTTCACCATCGACGCGTCGAACGCCCCGCTTGGATACGACAAGAACATCCTGATCGTCTATGGTCAGTCGACGTCGGGCGCGGCTTACGGCCCGTTCCCCGGCGCCACCCAGTGGGACGACGTCTCGAACTCGATCCTTCTTGCCGACTCCGGGTTCGCCGACTCCAACTACAGCGGCACCGCCTACCCGGCCGGATCGAGCTTCAATGGACTCAACCTTCCGAAGAGCACGTTCTCCGGGAACGCCCGCAACTGCGGGAGCGCGAATATCCAAGGCCGTCACTCGACGATCGCCAATATCGCGATGCAGGACACCCACGCCAAGGGATTCAAGCCGTTCGTTCCGCCGAACACCACGACAACGTTCTGCAGCCACGCGAGCACCGGCTACCTAATCGGACCCGGAACCTCGATTACTCCCGGTTCCCCGGCTCCCTCGGGAACGAACTTCTATTACGTGCCTGACAAGACGGCAAGCAATCCTTACAACTAG
- a CDS encoding helix-turn-helix domain-containing protein — translation MASSRADRQPEIPPDYDYDLLAKRFGIRRRSFGWSIDELAKRSGISRHTIMRLEKGLPARYSSIRRVRAKLQFFSEQLTKNFQASQHFAVHRAEKNRWLVGRSRDRRGRDITHTDFLYVDDLAERARQAELGFQPFFTCMLRSELPDGVLGQAIMELYAPTPFDRHFGEEFVYCLEGTLEMTVEDETCTLVAGDSMVFDATSAHRYAPVAGTVTPARILVVVGMRPNEAEKVKRLDNPPRNWGV, via the coding sequence ATGGCCTCATCGCGTGCCGACCGCCAGCCGGAGATCCCTCCCGACTACGACTATGACCTGTTGGCCAAGCGGTTTGGCATACGAAGACGCTCGTTTGGCTGGAGCATCGACGAATTAGCGAAACGTTCCGGCATCTCCCGCCATACGATCATGCGGCTGGAGAAAGGCTTACCGGCTCGGTACAGCTCTATTCGACGCGTCCGGGCGAAGCTCCAGTTCTTCTCGGAACAGCTCACCAAAAACTTCCAGGCGAGCCAACACTTTGCCGTCCATCGGGCGGAGAAAAACCGCTGGCTGGTGGGCCGAAGCCGCGACCGCCGTGGGCGGGACATTACGCACACCGACTTCCTGTACGTGGACGACCTCGCCGAGCGGGCGCGGCAAGCGGAGCTTGGCTTCCAGCCCTTCTTCACCTGCATGCTCCGAAGCGAGCTGCCGGACGGGGTGCTGGGACAAGCGATCATGGAACTGTACGCGCCGACCCCGTTCGACCGCCACTTCGGCGAGGAGTTCGTCTACTGCCTCGAGGGGACGTTGGAAATGACGGTCGAGGACGAAACCTGCACCCTCGTCGCTGGCGACTCGATGGTCTTCGACGCCACATCCGCCCACCGTTACGCGCCGGTTGCGGGCACCGTAACCCCCGCCCGCATCCTCGTCGTCGTCGGCATGCGCCCAAATGAAGCGGAGAAGGTCAAACGCCTGGACAACCCGCCGAGAAACTGGGGTGTGTAG